AGCTAATATAAGAAGGGGTGGCCTCAGTAATCCTCAAAGGGATGGTGCCAGAAATATTCAAAGGGATGGTGCCAAAAATCTTCAAAGTGATGGTGACATGAATGTTCAGAAGGGTGGTGCTACTTTGATGCATAATAGCAGTCAGATTGCTGTTCTTGGGTCAACTAGTGCATCTCATAGCCGAGTCACATTTGAATATGGGAGTTACGTAGTTATGCATGATAGTGGGGTTTCTTTTACTGAAGTTGGTATGTCTAGTAGGTGTAGGAGTGCTAGTATTGTGAGATCTACTACAACTACTACTACCACTATAGATTTGGGAAGTAATGATGCAACCATTCCATCAGCTGATCCAACCAATCCATCAGCTAGCAGGGTACTTGAGGGTGAGGAACAAGAAGTGAGCAATGACACATCAGATTCTGATTATGTAGCTAGAGAATCTGATGATTTAAGTGAGAGTTCAGAGAGTTGTAATGAAGAATATAAAGAATTTGGAAGTGAtgcagaagaggaagagaatagTAATCAAAttgtgaggaagaggatggtTCCAGAGGGATCCAAGCAATAGAATCCATTTGAAAGTTGGACAATTGTTCAAGAATGGGCAGCACTTCAGAGAAGTCTTGAAGGATTATGAAGTGCAAGAATGTTTTAAGACattgaagataaaaaatgaggGCAAAAAGGTGAGTGCAATATGTGCAGGAAGAGGGTGTCCAGTTAGAATTAATGGAGTAAGTGCATGTTGGATAGCAGGAAAGATTGCATCCTAAATTAGATCGGACCCAAATATGAGTCTAAAAACCATGGAACAAATGTTGAGAGATCTGTATTCAGTGGAGACCTGCAACATGCAATTGTATAGGGCTAAATGGATTGCCCTAGGGGAAGATAGTTCAAGTCATAAAAAAGCATTTAGGAGACTAGAAAGTTATGCAGACATGATAATGAGAGCAAACATTGGGAATCAAATAGCGATAGAATATCAAAATGGATATTTACATGGACTGGTAGAAAGTGAATTAATCAAAGATTAATACAAAGTAGATCGTCAGTTCAAGCGTTTGTTTGTATGTTTTAATGCTTGTGTTCAAGGTTTTTTGAAGGGATGCAGGCCATTCTTGGGCCTTGATGGATGTCATTTGAAGGGAATATATGGTGGAGTTCTGGTATCTGCTGTTTCAATGGATGGAAACAATGGCATGTATCCAGTTGCTTACGGTGTGCTTGAGAATGAATCCACTAACACTTAGTTATTCTTTCTCAGTTGCTTACGTGATGTCATAGGTCTAGTCACACCTACAGGACTTCCATATACATTTATGACAGATAAACAGAAGGTATGACTAATATCATTAACATTATATTTGTGATTTTATGACAATATATTAATGATGTTTAGGTTTTTGACTAGTGAATATTCTTTTCATATATAGGGTCTTATTGAAGCTATTGCAACATTATTCCCTAAGGCACACCATAGGCATTGCTGCAGACACCTATACAATAACTTCAAGTCACGATGGGGTAGTGGCATTCAATTGAGGAGTCAGTTCTGGGCTGCATGCCAATCATATAATGCCAATGGATTCCAAAAAACTATGAATGAAATGAAGGAAGATAGTCAAGGGGCCTATAATTGGTTGATGAAGACACCAGTACCGATGTGGGCAAGACATGCTTTTGATCATAGAGCCAAAAGTGACCACATCACCAACAACTGTACTGAGTCATTCAGTCACTCGGTAGGACCCTTGAGGAGTAAGCCTATCCTTACTTTGGTGGATGGTCTTAGAGTAAAGATGATGAAAAGATTACATAAAAGGTATGAGAGTGGCTTAACCAGTGTAACTAGGCTGACTCCAACAATTTGTGAGAAACTGGCGGCAGTACAGAAGGGTATGAGGCACTGTGTACCCATTTCAGCAGGTAGAGAGCTGTTTGAGATACAAGATGGATCTGGCCTAAGATATGTTGTTAACATGACTGAGTCAACCTGTGAGTGTGGGGTCTGGGTAGCAACTGGGTTACCTTGTAAACATGCTGGAGTTTGCATTCTAAATTATAGGGGAACTTTAGAGGACTATTGTGATCCAGTTTACACCACAGAAAGATATTTAATGGCGTATCAAGAAATAATTTACCCAATGAGTGATCTTAGTACACTACAAGAAACTGACTTGCTTCCTCTAATATTAAAGAGGGGGATTGGTAGACCTCGTATGagtaggagaagagaatcagaTGAGGCAGCCCCATGCAattcaaggaagaagataaggagTATCAGATGTCAACTCTGTGGAGGTACTGATCATAACAAGAGGACTTGCAAGTATAAAGACAAGAGACCATCTACTTCTCGCAGTGCTCCTAAGGTATGACATGATAACATATTCAATGTCATATTTAGTTTTGCATGATAAAACTATGTAGAATCTAATGTTTTTGTTCTTGCCtttttttagagaaagagaaacagcAGGGATGATGATGCTACCTCTTCACAGAGGGTAACCAGGTCCTCACAGAGGTCCTCACAGCAATCTACTACAACTTCAATTGGGTGTGCACAAGACAAGGTGAAGGGAAAAATGACTGCCAAGTCTGCAAAGGTTATAGCATTCAGAAGAGCAAACCCACAACAATAATGGTATGAGTTAAATTACTAGTTATCAATAGGGTGTAAAACTTGATTAACTTAATTTGTTTAAAACAAACATTTAACATTTACTTAAGTATAGTTGGTCACTTGGAATTTGTTTCATGACTTGTAGATATGGTGAGGTGATATTGAGCTGAGGAGCCAACTTCAATGAGATGCTGCAACTATGTCTTTCGGATTTACAAATAtgtcttggggttgggctggtATTAAGGTGCAGGGTCATAGGTTGTTTGTAACATTTTTAAGTACAATGGGTCTTTATAATTTCattgtgaattttttttgctACTGTTGAAAAGCCTCTCCATTTAAGGGCCGGTTTTAGAGAGACTATTTACATGTACTCCTACTGGGGTTCTTGACTTATTTGGGGCTTGACTGCTATCCTGCCCTTTGGACTTGATTTTTCAGTAACTTTATTtgtgaatctctctctctctctctgtttataAGGACTAGTTGGACAATTGAAGGATGACAATTGATAAAGTCCTTTAAGGTCTTTATGCTTATGGAATGTTTGGTTTTGAGTTCTATTGGGAAGAAATTTGGAGAAGGTTCAGGCTATTGCTGTTCCAGTGACAGTAAAGAATCCTGTATTTTCTAGTTCTTATGGCTCTAATGGCTGAAACCTGAGCTGGCTAGCTCATGCCACCTCTTTGTTGTTCAGATCATAAATGCAAAACTTGTAGGGAAACTGATATAAGATCCAAATCAACTATAAACCATCTTTCTGGTTTCTCCTTTAGAAACTTGACTTTGCCAGCTGGTTACACTTGGTTAAACCGAAACTGGCTACCTTTCCATTTGTGTTtaatttacaatttttattaGAACAAACAAACCCCCCCTCCAAGTCCATTTGTGACAACTTTTCCAGCTTGACATCTGATATGTTTACAAAATATAATCAGCTTGACATCTGCTTCATCCCAAACCACAATTTAAGGATCATTTCTATAAGATTTTGTTGTTGAGATACCTATGGAGAGGATTGTTATGCATTGTTGGCAAGAAATGGTAAGAATTGTGAAGTACGCTCAAGAGAGTATTGAACATACACCATTGATGCTTAATTCTACCCATATTCTTATAATAGACAACAGTTCACAAGATACTATTTCACTAcaatattcaaccataattAACATCCATCATTACAACCCAAAACTAAAAAACATCCATGATTACAACCCAAGACTAACCAAAATAGACTTCAACAAAATGACTTTGAAATTCCCAGACTTAAATCACTACATTCCAAATACAGTACAATACAATCAGAACTATTACTACTTGATTTGTGATCTTCATTATTGCTACAGTCTTCTCCACAGTATTCAATCTAATATTCAGACTACCGATCTCTTCACTTCTCTGCTGCTCTATTTCACCCTCATTGTTTGGTGCATCACTGGCATGCACAGATTGGCTTGTTTCACCAATGGGTACTGCCCATCTGAAGAATCTGCAACCACCATTGTCTCTATTAAAACAAATATAATACAGCCTATCTGGGTTGTCCATTGACTCTGAAATCCTCACAGCAGATCTCCTCCTGCAATAACATTCCATGTTTTGGAACCTCACCCACCTTGCACAGCCGATATTCACACTCCCAGATGACATCTTACCTGCAAACATTCCAGGAGAACAAGCCATAGATTAATTagtctttgtttcctttttaaacAAATAAGTATTTGATGTTTTCATGAATTGTCAAACAAATACCCACTTCCATAATTTCTTCAGAAATTCCTTGGCTTTTCATTCACTAGAAACCTATTTGCAGCTGGGTGTTTGTATATGGGGATCTAAATGAGTTGACAAAAAAGATCACTATCCACCTATTCCCCAAGTCCTAGAACCAAGCACAAGTGCATTCTCTCAAGACCACTCAATGAGTACCTTGATCTCTTGGTCAAGAAAAGCTTAAATTTTAAATCTAGTGAACCCTTAATACCATTGGTTCTTGGACTTTCATCTTCACCACACACCTCATATATTCTGGACATCTACATTTTAGATCAAATCTGCTTATTCCATTCAAGGGTGGCACACACCAATTGGATTACTTGAGTATTTAAAACACTTTTAGAACTGTTGTTATAAGTGGATTACTGATGGTACTTATGACTATAATTTTTTCGTTTCCAGGATATGTTATTCCAAAAGGATGAATTGTTGGTAGTATCAATTCTGTGGTGAGTTCGAATGTATGGTTTTATCAATTCTGTGGTGGGTATGTAAGCCAGGGAGCCAGATGTGAAATACTCTTTAAAGGTTTAAGAAGCTGGGCACAACtacaagaatgaaaaaaatccaagcaaagGATTAGAGTTCATGGTTACTAACTAAAACTTGGTGAGGAATATGAAGGCAATTGTTGTGCCTCTgtaggtttttctttttggccCTGAAGCATTTGTCTTGTTCACAACGAAGGAAGAAGCATATAAATCCTATATGCTTGCATTGTCTATTTTCATTCATAATGTATCTCAACCCTAAATTATTGATTTAATAGGCCAACTCTAGGATAGTTCAACCCAAAACAAACTTGTGGACCTTCACCGAAAATCACCCAAATTTTTTGGATGTAAACAGTTCTCTGAAATTAGGTCGGATCAGAGGCTTCACCGGAAATTACAGAGGAAACTAAGGGATAACAAAATTAGGCATTGTGAGCTTATGATGGGCTGGGTAATTACATCTACAGCAAACATCAAAAGGGTACAGCAAGACATTGTGATATTATGCCCTAatcgaagagagaaaataaggagaagaagacatgaATGTATTACCTTAACTTCGCCGAAAATTGCAATGTCACCTGAGACGATGGAGATAGTGAAACCAGAGAGGGCTGAAATCGTGGCCTGAGAAGAGGGCTGAGacgaagttcttcttcttcctccggttTGCTACAACAGGTGAAGTGAAGAGGATGAAGTGAAGGTATCCCTTTGAAGAGggtttatttcactactaagggcattttggtcctagaaaatccgtgacaacgATGCAGTTtcactactaaccccctccgttacgggtctgtaatgatgggggtcagttagtgattagtatgcaacaggggagggtaacggttgtttgaaagttttggggggggggtaatagtaaatagtaaagtttttggggtggtaattgtaaaaagccctttttttttaggtagctgcTACTGATTGTTGGATGCACTGTTCTACCGTATATTGCTAATTTCTGGTACTCTCCTTCCCTGATCCctgtttttattcttctgcatgcattgaggacactgcatactttaagtgtgggggaggggtgtgagaccgattggcagatttttttttttgttggcttttggtaagttttacatgtctctctgttactttgatgcgaaatgcgggagagagagacttaggaaccctaatctgaagtaatgaaaaccctgttgagaggacagtagctagtatgtgtcctaaggtgggttttgactcagacaataagagccccatcttgtctGAAGGGATAGACCACCTGGCTGTCTTGTGTTTCTgtgagcttttggttaggagctgagaccaagtttagttttagcttgacatgaaaattaaaaagagagagagagagagagagagaaagaaaaaggaataaataaaagtaagagttgaattccttggagctagacagggcactccgcctcaggaagcgaggtgatTTGGTCGACACTCCTTGGGGTAAAACttctgaaaaagaactctagcatcactatccttgtggatatatgtaagaagcaaagctaccaagtagctcgggtgtcttgtgtagtgaccctgatgacatttgaggaacagtagtggagtaacaaatggagttcattgtgaaaaaaaaaaacaaagaaagaaatgtcattgccttggtgtAATTGTATGGTTAAGCTCtgaagcctaaagtccttggtgcccttgacatcatgagtggtcttaccttaagtaagCAGGTGTTTGGAAGAAATGAAGAGATTCCCTAATTAAGATGACTACCTGTTGCTATAATCAATATTGGGTGTTAAGagcttaagtgtgggggtacctttgtcttcttgatcttaagtagagCATCCTAGTTTCAGGTTTGGTGTGTGCTTtttacccattgtcaaaatttaaacttgcaatcatgaattttgtgtgtatattccctgcaaacactcacgagacaagactcgtccactaggggtaacctaggggtttaaaggcttgttgcacatgctaagtgcaaccgtgattcctacaaaagtgagttaggatttttgttttctttattttctttttgctcgaggactagcaaaatataagtgtgggggtatttgatgagaacattttatgtgaaattattccatttaattctgcatttttatttgcttagaatggagctactcgggtacttttctgcattttcagggtacagggttatttttggcatattggaagaattggagaaaaagtgcattttcgaagcctaaattgagaaaaccaagttagaagagttcaatgctacacaagcccagcccaatgaagacctcttgAATTTTCGAGTCCAGGGGGTTGTCCCCACCTATCTCCACCGAATTTGGTCTTAGGGGTATATTGGTCATTTTGCATGAGGGCGTAGTGGCATGCTAAGCTGAAAATTTACAGATTTGGATTCTTTACACTCTTGGAGACCAAGAttcaagggcgagatgggaagaagtttcactgaagacccaagggcataatcataattttggaaaattgggaaattttcgaaagatatccgatattgggcaTATATCGTCCAGAACATTAATTGGAGAAACTTCAATTCTTGGCTTGGGTCCATCCGGGGCTAGGATGGAgatatattttcaaaaagaggaCATCCACTTTCcaattcatttttctattttattttttttattttgtttttcccaaATCTTTCCACATGATCCCTCTAGATTAAAATCGTCTGCAGAACCGGtggggcggcagtgcacatccgacggcacaggagaggccatgtgtgccatgtgtgccacctggcctctgctgtgccatTGGATGTGCACTGCCACCCCGCCAGTACtacagaggatcctggtccgaTCCCTCTCTCCCCATCCCTAAAATCTGATTTCGCTCTTTCacatgtttctctctctccctctcccaatctagctctttctctccttttataACCCGTCCCATCTCTCCTCTAACCCTcatgctctctccctctcacggccctctctctcgtttttctcttcttcttctttttttttttttttttgttttggatcttgggtttggcaaggggaggagagagtgaTTACTGTTCCAGCAGCTTCATCACCATGGAAGATCGTTGTCACCATTACTGCCCCTATCTCTTAGCGCCATGATCGGCTatgttctttctatctttaggtgtagatgaactgatggtatttgttatttaaaattctggtttgcattcttaattgcttgatattgagaccccatccctatttggatgattttaattgatatatttagttgaggaattttgtttctgtgattcattatttttcattcaagcaatagtATTTTGCTCTTATGTAGTTGTATCGATGATGGATTATAACTTAATGAACTAAGCGTGTCAAGCCCTACAAGTGAAGGATGATAGTACTCGttaagatagtccatacctaggaggaaccctacattctgtggtattattaggcctgtggttataataaaccaaagCATGCAACTGAATTGACTAACAATTCCATTGGggttcgaaccctaaagatagccTCCATCTCATAACTTCACATCGTTGTTagttagatttgtttcttttgttcttagtttaaaaattagatttattacaatttaattttcatcacttccaacttatcattttagtaatttagccttccagttccccgtagatcgaccccttacttgctacttacTTGCTAAGTTAACTCCTTTCAAATTCCAAGAGAGGTTTGAGAGTCTGTGGTGGCTTCTCATGATTAAGCCCGATGATGTATGCTGTCCTCGCCTAGTGCGACACTTCTACTGTAACTAAACTTACAGGCACGAGGGAGAGGATGACTTCGTTATTTCAAGTTACGTGAAGGGTCATCATTTCTCCTTCAACGTTGCCCAACTTGCTGATATACTAGGGATTTCAagtgaaggagagagaagatattGCCCTCCAAGAACCAAAGTGGGGGATTTCCTATCCAAAGTGGAAAGTGAGATTATATTTTCGGTTCTTACTGATGGAAAATCATACAAAAAAGTGAAGTTAGAGTTAGAATTTGTCCCATCGGCTCGAGTTCTCTCACGGATTTGTGGGCACAATGTTATTCCCAAGGGAGGACACCGGACTGAGATCTCTCTCATCTAGGTCTTTGCTAGCCTCTGTTTATATATGGAGTACCCTATGTGCTTGTCCTATCTCATCATGCGAGTAATGGCCAACCGTAGTGACAACCCCGGAGATGGAAACATGCCATATGGAAGGTTACTTACTAGGATATTTATGCATTGTGGGGTGAGCCTTCAAGGTGAGGTGGCTTCCAACTCTAGGATGATGAACATGGATTGCACCACTTTGAGCAAGATGGGTATGCCTACTAGGCCATACTCCCCAGTGCTAACACAAGACGCTTCAGGAGTGGAGGTACCCACGGAGGTGGGGGAGAACATAGAGAGGGCACGGGCTGGAGTTGCTTCAAGAGGCTCCCGGGCAACAAAGCAGGGTTGCTTCACTATAGGCAGCCGGTCCACTTTTGGTCATGTGGGTGCTTCTTCTTCCATCGCTGCCCCGCGCATTTCAGAGGACGAGACTACTTGGGGTTAGTTTTTTAGGCAACTTGACTCTTTAGAGAGGACTGTGGAGTGAAGGCTCATTCAGCTTAGCGAGTGTGTGGGTGCAGTTGAGACCCAATTGACTCAGTGGGCTCCTCATTTCTCGGGGcaagcaccaccaccaccacccagaTTGAGATGATATGATGGTctccttttggtttattttcagCTTTTAGCTTTTATTTATCTTGTAAGACTTATGTAATCCTCCAGCAGGACACACTGCTGAAATTTGTAATCAAACCTTCGGAATATATAAAAGTTATAATTTTCCTGTTCTACGTCCTATTGTATTTTAAACTCAAGGTTTCTTATTTAAGTTTATGTTTTCTTGTCTCCTATTACAttgtagcttttagttgaaGCTTTTATTTCATCCTAAAGTAGACTTACCTTCGGGTCAGTGAGTCAAAGATGTTGTATTGTTAATTAGACTATATATAGGAGTAGAGCAcgaatgctctgataccactcaaTTGTCATACCCCGGCCCTGTTAATAAGGGCATGGTATGACCGGATGCCAACAGACATCCAACAatcaccaggatcgcaagtgcagtactctcATTCACAATTTATCACAATACAGTAATCAAATGTAGCGGAAGAggacaaataataataataataacaataattgAAAGAAATCTAAGTGACAAACATGTTATATTGATAGAACTTGTAATTACACTATACATTTTCAAAAGTAAATACAAGTGTAAGAGTTTACCAAAGCTACTACATGCCCATCTATAACAAAAATAGTatataaaacataaaagaaagatAGCCTAGTCCATCAGGCCACAATCATAGAAACGCGCACTGATCACACACGCATGAAGCATCATGCACTTCGAGCTCTTGCACTGCATAGTCATTATTGGTGTGGAAGTCCAAAGCAGCAATAGCTCCCAACTCTGGTATCTCACAACCAGCCATACCATTTGGAAAAAGGGAATATCCGCGGGGATGGCTCCattgagcccagtaaggggatACATGCAAACAGatgcatatagtccatgatgcatgtctcAAGTCTAATCATGCAACTAACAACAGatctaggtctcatgaggttaAATGCTACTGTAACAAGTATGATATTCTCAGTTCCAGAATCACACATCGGACCCCAAGAATACCACTCTGCTACGGTGGAGACCTGTCAGTACCGGAATCACACATCGGTCCCCAACAAACCCCCAAAGTTAACCCTACTGTACATCCCATTTCGGAATCACACATCGGACCTAGGAGACAACaaatggcattccggaatcatcccttcagacctaccacgggttatccaacacctcacccatgtggacaagggtcgtagcatgggGTTTATGATATCCTAGCCATATACATCTTCTAATATGTATGTCATGTAGTTCCACAATATATAGAATATCCAAACAGTTCCATCATCACCTCTCTATCTCAGACAACATACTATCTCAACATATCATTCATAATATTATGCATATACATTATGGAATGTAACCTAACATCAtgcatacatctaatgcataaAAGATAAGCAAAAACTACATGATCATAACTATGATATGGTGAATGTACAGATGCAGCAAGCATAACATaggaaaacaaataagaaacaCTCTCAAATTAAAGTCAATTCCCACTCACCTTGAGTTGGAGAGTTGCATAAGTAAGTAGATGGTCCAACACCAAAGTTTTCCTCATAAGAATTATAGATTCTACCCTAGATTAATAGTACATAGGGTTAGTAGGGTCTTAGAGTAAAGATCGGAACAAAGCCCCAACAGTTTAGGGCAAAAATACAACCGATAGGGAAGGATTAGTTGATTGGTTGGAGGGCTGTTACTCCATCTGTTGGCTGTAACAGTGCTCGGATTTGGGGTTTATTTTCATGGATCTTGCCATACACAGACCCCAAATCATGAATTGGTTTAGGGAAGAGGAAGATTACACCATTTGGGTTGAATCAACCCAAATGCATGTAGGGTTTTGGGTCTTTAACATCAAATCTCCAATTTCTAGGTTTTGGGTTGCTTGAGTTATGAATTTAACAGAACTtcaaaggaagaggagaatTAGGTCAGCATCAAAGGGGTTTGCAGCCTACCTGAATGAGATTCAATAAGAGGAGGCAGCAACAATCCAACCGATCAGCTGTTCTCCATaccttctctctccaacagCCAAGTTTCTCcaagttttctcttttctcttcttcttctccagagCAAAACCAGATTTGGTTTGAGATAGAAACGAGGTTCTAAAGCTAAGTCTTGTTTATATAGGTAGGACATACTAGGGTATGTTTGGTTTGGGCCTTATAAGAATTAGTTTGGTGAATTAGTTTCTCCTAACTATTTAAAAGGTGAATAACACAAGAAAGACTTATAGTAAAGTCTCGGGAATGATATCCCACGACATAAAAGAGAGTCCGGTCGTAATGGTACGGCGGCAACTCAACCCATGGGGTATGTGGGTCCGTGGGTCCCACAGGGAAAACAAGTACATTTCAACCCATATTACACAAATAAGAATTAGTTTTATATAGCATTACTAACGGGTTCTTACCTATGATCCGGCCTAAGAGATTGACAAGTTTTGCATATGCTCCACCCAGCATACCTCGCATGCAAAACTTATGTGTGGGGTACCGCCTGGTTCTTCAGATTCAACAATGACTATTTGAGTTGGCCCTTCGGAATCCTCCATTGGTGAATCGAGGGATTGGTCTAAATCCTCAACCGCTAAAGCCCACAACATTGAAACATACATGGTTGCTGAACCTGAACCTGAAAGTATACAAGTTCAGTGAGACCGGgttttagaggtgggtctcacAGAGACAATACATAGagaccctaaaaccctaacctccacACAATTACTATTTACCCCCCTTACATGTAATGGTTCCAAAACCTAATCtaattacaaatatagaatcaaTAACAATACGTGGATCTCTGAATACAAGAAgcgttgggctcctctccaatgagtgcccaatgaggcatccaaaggTGTGTGTTCAGGAATGTGTGCTAGCCGGATTcagctcctctccttggagggcatcaCCCAATAAGtacccaatgaggcatccaatggctgggcttTGCCACACACATCTCGTTGCATGCCCAGTCAGCTatcgggatgtgtgcggcacatcCCAGcctttggatgcctcattgggcactcattgggcgatgccctccaaggagaggagcccaatctgTGCTAGGCAGCCCAGTTGtcggatgcctcattggacACTCACTGGGCAACGGGTTCATTGAAAAGAAGCAGGATACAAGACAACCCAACCCCAACACTATGATGTCCACCCCATATATATAATGGATCCAAAACCCGATCTAATTACAAAGACAAATCAATAATAATACTTGAACCGCATAATACAAGACACACCCAACCCCAATCTTCGAGCCCTACTTCCAATCGCACTATTCAAATCTCTTggatccctcccccccccccctccccccaacaaCCACCTCAGTTCTCCAAATTTAATACGGATGGCTTATATCCCTTGGTGCTCTTGGCCACACAGGTGTCTTCCATGATGCTAAAATAGGTAGGTTTTATTTGTGGTCTCTATGATTGTTGGATTCACATACGCGTATGTTGCAGGAACTCTCACTATTCGGCTGGCTTTCCAAATTGCCATTTCAAGAAACTTAATTCATATTACGATCAATGTTCTCACTCACTTACCTAACTCTGTGCCTTCGATGATTGCACCAATTATTCTAATTGTTCGTCCATTAGCCAAGTGGCCAAAGTTAGCTAGGACCAATAGTTAAGTTTAACAAATGGCTAATCTAGATAATTTCCTAAAATTTTCAATGGTTGGATTTGCCACATCCCCCTTCCAAATGGCATAAATACATATGCA
The sequence above is a segment of the Telopea speciosissima isolate NSW1024214 ecotype Mountain lineage chromosome 7, Tspe_v1, whole genome shotgun sequence genome. Coding sequences within it:
- the LOC122668489 gene encoding uncharacterized protein LOC122668489 yields the protein MEQMLRDLYSVETCNMQLYRAKWIALGEDSSSHKKAFRRLESYADMIMRANIGNQIAIEYQNGYLHGLGCRPFLGLDGCHLKGIYGGVLVSAVSMDGNNGMYPVAYGLVTPTGLPYTFMTDKQKGLIEAIATLFPKAHHRHCCRHLYNNFKSRWGSGIQLRSQFWAACQSYNANGFQKTMNEMKEDSQGAYNWLMKTPVPMWARHAFDHRAKSDHITNNCTESFSHSVGPLRSKPILTLVDGLRVKMMKRLHKRYESGLTSVTRLTPTICEKLAAVQKGMRHCVPISAGRELFEIQDGSGLRYVVNMTESTCECGVWVATGLPCKHAGVCILNYRGTLEDYCDPVYTTERYLMAYQEIIYPMSDLSTLQETDLLPLILKRGIGRPRMSRRRESDEAAPCNSRKKIRSIRCQLCGGTDHNKRTCKYKDKRPSTSRSAPKRKRNSRDDDATSSQRVTRSSQRSSQQSTTTSIGCAQDKVKGKMTAKSAKVIAFRRANPQQ